The Vitis riparia cultivar Riparia Gloire de Montpellier isolate 1030 chromosome 10, EGFV_Vit.rip_1.0, whole genome shotgun sequence genome includes a region encoding these proteins:
- the LOC117922919 gene encoding protein ALTERED PHOSPHATE STARVATION RESPONSE 1 codes for MGCAASRIDKEERVQVCKERKKLMKHLVGFRGEFADAQLAYLRALKNTGVTLRQFTESESLELENTPFGLVLPPSPPPPLPPSPPPPPPFSPDLRKFNNNQKDEIAQEESIEIGEDDSCTPPPPPISSSHWEFWDPFSTSLPPREKNNATAEEPVEEENWAETNTEFEEEDQEEEAVVNNGLHLLPEKPHTIELVDDNSSMVSWHTKDTADMAMVVWRSKKTLTGIVKELDDYFLKASAGGNDIAVLMDINRGDTFLQQDFKENKRKRCNSAKVFSALSWSRSSKSLQFARDAAESSGPNEPCMPGVHCITLDKLYAEERRLYKEVKDEEITKLLHERKSLLLQKQEEEDQDWTKIEKTRSCVESLQSDMIALQQSISRTCSSILKLIDDELYPQLVALTSGLMHMWRTMYECHQVQKHISQQVNHLTNHQIRDSTTDFHRQATAQLETEVTSWYNSFSKLMKSQQEYVRALCRWIQLTECLAGDSQQSHCAPVVHTLCEEWQLALDRFPDKVASEAIKNLLSAIHSIVLQQAEECNLLKKSEKLERRLQKELNSLLELENKLEGSIVGDTLLSLSPKHPLSVKRTKTEALRKRVEDAKAKYLNSVQVSRAMTVNNLQTSLPNVFQALMGFSSVCAQAFEAVHSHAKQAVLS; via the exons ATGGGTTGTGCTGCCTCCAGGATTGACAAGGAAGAGAGAGTGCAGGTTTGCAAGGAGAGGAAGAAGCTTATGAAACATTTAGTGGGGTTTAGAGGAGAATTTGCAGATGCCCAATTGGCATATTTAAGAGCCTTGAAGAACACTGGGGTAACACTCCGCCAGTTCACCGAGTCGGAGTCATTAGAGCTTGAAAATACCCCTTTTGGCCTAGTGTTGCCTCCATCACCGCCTCCCCCTTTGCCTCCTTCCCCTCCTCCACCACCTCCCTTTAGTCCTGATTTAAGAAAGTTCAACAATAACCAAAAGGATGAAATTGCCCAAGAAGAAAGTATAGAGATTGGTGAAGATGATAGTTGCaccccaccaccacctccaATTTCAAGCTCACATTGGGAATTTTGGGACCCTTTCAGCACATCGTTGCCACCTCGTGAGAAGAATAATGCAACTGCAGAGGAGCCAGTTGAAGAGGAAAATTGGGCAGAGACCAACACAGAATTTGAGGAAGAAGACCAGGAAGAGGAAGCTGTTGTCAATAATGGTCTACATTTGCTTCCTGAGAAGCCACACACTATTGAATTGGTCGATGATAATTCGTCAATGGTGAGTTGGCACACTAAAGACACTGCAGATATGGCCATGGTAGTCTGGAGGAGCAAGAAGACCTTGACAGGTATTGTGAAGGAGTTGGATGATTATTTCCTCAAGGCATCAGCTGGTGGAAATGATATAGCTGTTCTTATGGACATCAACAGAGGAGACACTTTTCTACAGCaggattttaaagaaaacaaga GGAAGAGGTGCAATTCTGCCAAGGTTTTTAGTGCATTATCATGGAGTCGGTCTTCTAAGTCGCTTCAATTTGCAAGAGATGCTGCAGAGTCTTCTGGTCCTAATGAACCGTGCATGCCTGGAGTTCATTGCATTACACTTGACAAACTTTATGCTGAGGAGCGGAGACTCTACAAGGAGGTTAAG GACGAGGAGATTACGAAATTATTGCATGAGAGAAAGTCCTTACTACTgcaaaaacaagaagaagaagaccaagATTGGACCAAGATTGAGAAAACTCGATCTTGTGTTGAGAGTTTGCAGTCTGACATGATTGCTCTGCAGCAATCAATAAGCAGAACTTGTTCATCTATACTGAAGCTCATAGATGATGAACTGTACCCTCAGCTGGTTGCATTAACTTCTGG GTTGATGCACATGTGGAGAACAATGTATGAGTGCCATCAAGTTCAAAAGCATATTTCTCAGCAGGTGAATCATCTTACCAATCATCAGATCAGAGACTCAACTACGGATTTTCATCGCCAGGCAACAGCTCAGCTTGAAACCGAGGTCACTTCATGGTACAATAGCTTTTCTAAACTCATGAAATCTCAACAGGAGTATGTAAGGGCCCTCTGCAGGTGGATCCAACTCACAGAATGCCTTGCGGGTGATAGTCAACAGAGTCATTGTGCACCTGTAGTTCATACTCTCTGTGAAGAATGGCAGCTTGCCCTTGACAGATTTCCTGATAAG GTAGCTTCAGAAGCCATTAAGAATCTTTTATCAGCTATCCACTCTATAGTATTGCAGCAGGCTGAAGAATGCAACCTGCTGAAAAAATCGGAAAAACTTGAAAGAAGGTTGCAAAAGGAGTTAAATTCACTACTTGAATTGGAAAATAAGCTTGAAGGAAGCATTGTTGGAGACACACTTCTGTCTTTGAGCCCTAAACATCCTTTGTCAGTCAAGCGGACAAAAACTGAGGCATTAAGGAAGCGGGTTGAGGACGCAAAGGCCAAGTATCTGAACTCTGTCCAGGTTAGCCGGGCCATGACTGTGAACAACCTACAGACAAGTCTTCCCAATGTATTCCAGGCACTAATGGGATTCTCTAGTGTTTGTGCTCAGGCTTTTGAGGCTGTCCACAGCCATGCCAAACAAGCAGTTTTGTCATGA